From Chryseobacterium gallinarum, one genomic window encodes:
- a CDS encoding AI-2E family transporter, with amino-acid sequence MNNKDKHVSSVVIKQISLLAIIIVLAGLICFNLSLFIPSVLGAITIYVVCRKYNFYLQEERKWKPSLAAFALMFASLIILILPIYFIADLLIDKLGNAQAYMAKFNVFLDKIHAYIYSKTKFDILSQENMNKLKNSVGKISTSALSGTFNTLTVVISMYFILYFMLEKPRLFERILTSSAPLKRANISLIGDKLRKLIMANAIGIPVVAVGQGIVAVIGYFIFGAPGPVLLFALTAVSSVIPVVGTAIVYVPVCIFMIAEGNTAQGIGLAIYCVVVVGLTDNLLRFTLLKKLENIHPLNTVFGIIMGMNLFGFMGLIFGPILISFTLLLIQVYRNEFSDENVPPDLELPVQNDLNDKLI; translated from the coding sequence ATGAATAATAAAGACAAACATGTAAGCAGTGTTGTTATCAAACAGATTTCTTTGCTGGCCATTATCATAGTGCTTGCCGGACTGATCTGTTTTAACCTTTCATTGTTTATTCCTTCGGTTTTAGGGGCAATTACCATTTATGTTGTGTGCCGTAAGTATAATTTTTATTTACAGGAAGAGCGAAAATGGAAGCCTTCACTTGCTGCTTTTGCCCTGATGTTTGCCAGTCTTATTATTCTTATTTTGCCTATTTATTTTATTGCCGACCTGCTTATTGATAAACTTGGAAATGCACAGGCTTATATGGCTAAATTCAATGTGTTTCTTGATAAGATACATGCCTATATTTATTCAAAAACCAAGTTTGATATCCTCAGCCAGGAAAATATGAATAAGCTGAAGAATTCTGTAGGTAAGATTTCTACCTCAGCTCTCAGCGGGACATTCAATACATTAACCGTAGTGATATCCATGTATTTTATCCTTTATTTCATGCTGGAAAAACCACGGTTGTTTGAAAGGATCCTTACTTCTTCAGCTCCTTTAAAGAGGGCAAACATCTCTTTAATCGGCGATAAATTAAGAAAATTAATCATGGCCAATGCTATCGGAATCCCTGTTGTGGCAGTTGGTCAGGGGATAGTTGCCGTTATTGGTTATTTCATTTTTGGAGCACCGGGACCTGTTCTGCTTTTTGCACTCACGGCAGTATCCTCCGTGATTCCGGTGGTAGGAACCGCTATTGTGTATGTTCCCGTATGTATTTTTATGATTGCAGAAGGAAATACAGCACAGGGAATTGGCCTGGCAATTTATTGTGTGGTCGTGGTAGGGCTTACAGATAACCTGCTCCGTTTCACTCTTTTGAAGAAGCTGGAAAATATACATCCGTTGAATACGGTATTCGGGATTATTATGGGGATGAATCTTTTCGGATTTATGGGGCTTATTTTTGGGCCGATCTTAATCTCATTTACCCTTTTACTGATCCAGGTATACAGAAATGAGTTTTCTGATGAAAATGTGCCTCCTGATCTTGAGCTGCCTGTCCAGAATGACCTGAATGATAAATTAATTTAA
- a CDS encoding TonB-dependent receptor plug domain-containing protein — protein sequence MKIKYISAVLLGASTLSYAQQVNDTITKESKIDEVAITGSRNKKRTVTNTPVPIDIIDIKQASQATGQVEVNQLLQFAAPSFNSNKQSGSDGADAVDPATLRGLGPDQTLLLLNGKRYHQSSLINLFGTKGRGNTGYDMNTIPIGAIKRVEVLRDGASAQYGSDAIAGVINVILNDRDKGFEGNAFYGMNLFKSPGNNDVVSDHKADGITFDFSGNLGTKIGNKGGFGNFTAEFVNKDYAIRNANPQMYNAPRQRFGDAKAQNVYFFGNIELPLSDGLKFYSRQGFSHRNTKAYAWTRTPEANGNVPDIYPMGFDPIEDTSISDFTFDNGLKFKVANWDVDFYNAFGNNRFTYDITNTVNATLGSKSPTQFYAGGHSLLQNTTGFNAVRQFKVLEGLNIAFGSEFRYEKFNIIKGEEASYTMYDINGNPVTPDTPGNLLATNPLADPEDNIRPGGSQGFPGYSTDIGKSRNNFAAYVDTELDVTKNWMISIAGRFENYNDFGSTLNGKFATRYAITPQFAFRGSVSTGFRAPSLAQKYYSQQFTNFQGGKLVTIQLASNDSDLANRLGIEQLKQETSVNGSAGFTFNTGKFTATIDGYYISVKNRIVLTGNFSRDDLPTDVQNDYPYIDQAQFFSNAIDTRTKGIDLILSYSESLGSGKLTATLAGNYNDMEITQVNTSPKLQGKEDVYLSARERAFILASAPKTKINLNLNYKINRFNANLQLVRFDKVTLIGYDDAEQIYNPKVTTDLSFGYEFSKNLNLTLGSKNLFNRYPTLQTTQVSTGNTESGGIFDPVQMGFAGRQVFARLNFKF from the coding sequence ATGAAAATAAAATACATAAGCGCTGTTTTACTGGGGGCCTCTACCTTATCATATGCCCAACAGGTAAATGATACCATTACAAAGGAATCTAAGATAGATGAAGTTGCCATCACGGGAAGCCGGAATAAGAAAAGAACGGTTACGAATACCCCGGTTCCCATTGATATCATTGACATCAAACAAGCCAGCCAGGCAACAGGCCAGGTAGAAGTCAACCAACTGTTACAGTTTGCGGCTCCTTCCTTCAATTCCAACAAACAATCCGGATCAGACGGTGCAGACGCCGTAGATCCGGCAACACTGAGAGGGCTAGGACCTGATCAAACCCTTCTTTTATTAAATGGAAAAAGGTACCATCAGTCTTCTTTGATTAATCTTTTTGGAACCAAAGGAAGAGGAAATACAGGGTACGATATGAATACCATCCCGATCGGAGCTATAAAAAGAGTCGAAGTCCTTCGCGACGGAGCTTCAGCACAATATGGTTCTGACGCAATTGCAGGGGTAATCAATGTAATCCTTAATGACCGGGATAAGGGTTTTGAAGGAAATGCATTTTACGGAATGAACCTTTTTAAAAGTCCCGGCAATAATGATGTTGTATCAGACCATAAAGCAGATGGAATCACTTTTGACTTCAGTGGAAACCTGGGTACAAAAATTGGCAACAAAGGAGGTTTTGGAAACTTTACTGCAGAATTTGTCAACAAAGATTATGCAATCAGGAATGCTAACCCTCAAATGTATAATGCTCCAAGGCAACGTTTCGGAGATGCCAAAGCTCAGAATGTCTATTTCTTCGGAAACATTGAACTTCCATTATCCGACGGCCTGAAATTTTATTCACGTCAGGGATTTTCCCACAGAAATACCAAGGCTTATGCCTGGACAAGAACCCCTGAAGCTAATGGGAACGTTCCGGATATCTATCCGATGGGATTTGATCCTATTGAAGATACAAGCATCAGTGACTTCACCTTCGATAACGGTTTAAAATTTAAAGTGGCCAACTGGGATGTGGATTTTTATAATGCCTTTGGAAACAACAGATTTACGTATGACATAACCAATACTGTCAATGCGACTCTAGGCTCTAAATCCCCGACTCAATTTTATGCCGGCGGGCATTCATTACTGCAAAACACAACAGGTTTTAACGCTGTAAGGCAGTTTAAGGTACTTGAAGGGCTAAATATTGCATTCGGATCAGAATTCAGATATGAAAAATTCAATATTATTAAAGGAGAAGAGGCGTCTTATACAATGTATGATATTAATGGGAATCCTGTAACTCCTGATACCCCAGGTAACTTACTGGCAACCAACCCTCTTGCCGATCCGGAAGATAACATAAGGCCGGGTGGTTCACAAGGATTCCCCGGTTATTCTACTGATATTGGTAAAAGCAGAAATAATTTTGCAGCTTATGTAGATACTGAGCTGGATGTTACCAAAAACTGGATGATAAGTATAGCCGGAAGATTTGAGAATTACAATGATTTTGGAAGTACTTTAAACGGTAAATTTGCTACACGGTATGCAATTACTCCTCAATTTGCCTTCCGCGGATCTGTCTCTACAGGATTCAGAGCCCCTTCTCTTGCTCAGAAATATTACAGCCAGCAGTTCACGAACTTTCAGGGAGGGAAGTTGGTTACCATCCAATTGGCGTCGAATGATAGTGATCTCGCCAACAGATTGGGTATTGAACAGCTGAAGCAGGAAACATCTGTAAACGGGAGTGCCGGATTTACTTTTAATACGGGAAAATTCACCGCAACGATTGACGGATACTATATCAGTGTAAAAAACAGAATCGTTCTGACAGGAAATTTCTCAAGAGATGATTTACCTACCGATGTCCAGAATGATTATCCTTATATTGATCAGGCGCAATTTTTTTCCAATGCCATTGACACAAGAACCAAAGGGATTGACCTTATCCTGAGTTACAGTGAAAGTTTAGGTTCAGGGAAATTAACGGCAACTTTAGCCGGAAACTATAATGATATGGAAATTACCCAGGTCAATACTTCACCCAAACTGCAGGGTAAGGAAGACGTTTATTTAAGTGCCAGGGAAAGAGCTTTTATTCTGGCTTCAGCTCCTAAAACAAAGATTAACCTTAATCTTAACTATAAGATCAATAGGTTCAATGCAAATCTTCAGCTGGTAAGGTTTGATAAGGTTACATTAATTGGGTATGATGATGCTGAACAGATATACAACCCAAAGGTAACAACGGATCTTTCTTTTGGATACGAGTTTTCTAAAAACCTGAATCTGACTTTGGGAAGTAAGAACTTATTCAACCGATACCCTACATTACAAACCACTCAGGTATCAACCGGAAATACCGAATCCGGAGGCATTTTCGATCCCGTACAAATGGGATTTGCCGGACGACAGGTTTTTGCCAGACTTAATTTTAAATTTTAA
- a CDS encoding PQQ-dependent sugar dehydrogenase, with the protein MKINQFYIAAVSVLLMLSSCKEGHANAQQIGSDGSVETEKPNSEYQPAFKGQTRIKAVKTKTPYKVEVLNKELGKPWGIINLPDGRFLITEKTGYMNVVSKDGKQVSKITGFPKVDAKGQGGMLDVALDPDFKNNNIIYFSFSEPFGKGNLTSVAKGTLSPDLKSISGIKVIFRAEPSYDGDKHYGSRLVFDKDQNLYVSTGERSDKVTRVYAQKTDNYLGKIMKITKEGLPAPGNPFIGKQGYKPEIYAYGLRNPQGLALDPQGNLWDVEMGPRGGDEINLIRPGKNYGWGDVTYGIEYSGDQVGQGITQKAGTEQPVYYWDPVISPSGITFYTGNIDEWKGNLFIGCLSGEHIDRIVMKDNKVVGEERLLADQKERFRDVLDGMDGNLYAVTDSGKLYRISKK; encoded by the coding sequence ATGAAAATCAATCAATTTTATATTGCAGCTGTGAGTGTCTTATTGATGTTATCATCATGTAAAGAAGGCCATGCCAATGCACAGCAGATAGGAAGTGACGGGAGTGTGGAAACCGAAAAACCAAATTCTGAATATCAGCCAGCCTTTAAGGGACAGACAAGAATTAAGGCTGTAAAAACAAAAACACCTTATAAAGTGGAAGTTTTGAATAAAGAACTCGGAAAGCCATGGGGAATTATTAATCTGCCGGACGGGAGATTTCTCATCACTGAAAAAACAGGATATATGAATGTGGTTTCCAAAGATGGAAAACAGGTTTCTAAAATTACCGGTTTTCCAAAAGTAGATGCAAAAGGGCAGGGAGGAATGCTGGATGTAGCGCTGGATCCTGATTTTAAAAACAATAATATTATTTACTTCAGTTTCTCAGAACCGTTTGGAAAAGGAAACCTGACTTCTGTAGCCAAGGGAACATTATCCCCTGATCTTAAAAGTATTTCCGGAATCAAGGTAATTTTCAGGGCAGAACCTTCTTATGATGGTGATAAGCATTATGGAAGCCGCCTGGTTTTTGATAAAGATCAGAATTTATATGTAAGTACGGGAGAAAGATCAGATAAAGTGACAAGAGTATATGCTCAGAAGACGGATAATTATTTAGGTAAAATTATGAAGATTACCAAAGAAGGTTTGCCGGCACCCGGAAATCCTTTTATTGGTAAACAGGGATATAAGCCGGAAATTTATGCCTATGGATTACGGAACCCGCAAGGATTGGCCCTGGATCCGCAAGGAAATCTCTGGGATGTTGAAATGGGTCCCAGAGGGGGTGATGAAATTAACCTTATCCGGCCGGGGAAAAATTACGGCTGGGGAGATGTGACATATGGTATTGAGTATTCAGGAGACCAGGTAGGACAAGGGATTACGCAGAAAGCGGGGACAGAGCAGCCGGTATACTATTGGGATCCCGTAATTTCTCCAAGCGGAATAACATTTTACACAGGGAATATTGACGAATGGAAAGGCAACCTGTTTATTGGATGCTTAAGTGGTGAACATATTGACCGGATTGTAATGAAGGATAATAAAGTGGTAGGGGAAGAGCGTCTTCTTGCCGATCAGAAAGAGCGTTTCAGGGATGTACTGGATGGCATGGATGGAAATCTCTACGCTGTAACAGATAGCGGAAAATTATATAGAATTTCAAAGAAATAA
- a CDS encoding beta-carotene 15,15'-monooxygenase encodes MSEFNEFDQQGSVPNRDTGSIISHAFEMYKGVFGYGIVAMVIYLVGGFIIQTATGFNSTAMVEEMRTSGGDFSYWNAPGFTMYATLSSFFGLLLAPLYVGLIYIVNKFNTKNQIEFSDLFIGYRQNFVNILIYSILSGIISTIALALCVLPIVFVYPFLLIGYPILLFENASATEALGKSFSIAKENYGTFLLTTLLGGIISVAGVILCGFGIILTAPFIMIVMYSTYCAYLGKPRQIMYKQP; translated from the coding sequence ATGTCTGAATTTAACGAATTTGATCAGCAAGGTTCTGTTCCCAACAGAGATACGGGATCGATTATTTCGCACGCTTTTGAAATGTATAAAGGGGTCTTTGGCTATGGTATCGTTGCTATGGTTATTTATCTTGTAGGAGGTTTTATTATCCAAACGGCTACGGGATTCAATTCAACGGCTATGGTGGAAGAGATGAGAACTTCCGGTGGAGACTTCAGCTACTGGAATGCTCCCGGATTTACAATGTATGCTACATTATCCAGCTTTTTCGGGCTTTTATTGGCGCCTTTATATGTGGGACTGATTTATATTGTAAATAAATTCAATACTAAAAACCAGATTGAGTTTTCCGATTTGTTTATTGGATATCGTCAGAATTTTGTTAATATTTTAATTTATAGTATCCTTTCGGGGATTATCTCCACAATTGCTTTGGCATTATGTGTGTTACCTATTGTTTTTGTGTATCCGTTTCTTTTAATCGGATATCCTATTTTACTTTTTGAAAATGCTTCCGCCACTGAGGCCTTAGGAAAATCCTTCAGCATTGCCAAGGAAAACTATGGTACATTTTTGCTAACCACTCTTCTGGGAGGCATTATATCTGTAGCCGGAGTAATTCTTTGTGGATTCGGTATAATTTTGACAGCTCCGTTTATTATGATTGTCATGTATTCTACTTATTGTGCTTATTTAGGAAAGCCGAGACAGATCATGTACAAGCAACCTTAG
- the uvrB gene encoding excinuclease ABC subunit UvrB, translating to MDFKLQSEYKPTGDQPQAIEKLTKGIEIGEKYQTLLGVTGSGKTFTVANVVQNVQRPTLVLAHNKTLAAQLFMEFKEFFPENAVEYFVSYYDYYQPEAYIATTGTYIEKDLSINEEVEKLRLSATASLLSGRRDVLIVASVSCIYGIGNPTEFHKSLISIAIGEKVTRTALLHSLVNALYARTLNEFQRGTFRVKGDVIDVFPAYADNAIRIQFFGDEIEKIQSFDPVTGNVDSNFDQIQIYPANLFVTSKETLNGAIKEIQDDMVKQVDFFNSIGKPLEAKRLQERTELDLEMIKELGYCSGIENYSRYLDGRLPGTRPFCLIDYFPKDFLMVIDESHVTVPQVHAMYGGDRSRKESLVEYGFRLPAAMDNRPLKFEEFEAMQNQVIYVSATPADYELEKTGGAYIEQIIRPTGLLDPVIEVRPTLNQIDDLMEEIQKRADVDERVLVTTLTKKMAEELTKYFTKFGIRTRYIHSDVETLERIQIMQDLRLGLFDVLIGVNLLREGLDLPEVSLVAILDADKEGMLRSRRSMIQTVGRAARNVNGKAIMYADKITKSMQATLDETEYRRAKQMQYNEEHGLKPQALNKKISESLVGRSKDFPDEKYTQKEILQKVAETKANYASEDIDKMIASKQKEMEAAAKNLDFIKAAKLRDEIAALKS from the coding sequence ATGGATTTTAAGCTTCAATCAGAATATAAACCTACCGGAGATCAGCCTCAAGCAATCGAAAAATTGACTAAGGGAATAGAAATCGGTGAAAAATACCAGACTCTTCTCGGGGTGACAGGCTCAGGGAAAACCTTTACTGTTGCCAATGTGGTGCAGAATGTTCAACGGCCAACATTGGTATTGGCCCATAACAAGACACTGGCTGCCCAGCTTTTTATGGAGTTCAAGGAATTCTTTCCTGAGAATGCGGTTGAGTACTTTGTCAGTTACTACGACTATTATCAGCCGGAAGCTTATATTGCAACAACCGGAACTTATATTGAAAAAGACCTGAGCATTAACGAAGAAGTTGAAAAGCTACGTCTTTCCGCCACCGCCAGCCTTTTATCAGGAAGGAGAGATGTCTTGATTGTTGCGTCTGTATCCTGTATTTACGGTATTGGAAATCCTACTGAATTTCATAAGTCGTTAATTTCTATTGCAATCGGTGAAAAAGTGACCAGGACCGCATTGCTTCATTCTTTAGTTAATGCGCTCTATGCCAGAACACTCAATGAGTTTCAAAGAGGTACCTTCCGTGTAAAAGGAGATGTAATTGATGTGTTCCCAGCCTATGCAGATAACGCCATCAGGATCCAGTTTTTTGGTGATGAGATTGAAAAGATTCAAAGCTTTGATCCTGTGACCGGCAACGTAGATAGTAATTTTGATCAGATCCAGATCTATCCGGCTAATCTTTTTGTGACTTCCAAGGAAACCTTAAACGGTGCCATAAAGGAAATTCAGGATGATATGGTAAAGCAGGTCGACTTTTTCAATTCTATTGGAAAGCCGCTGGAAGCTAAAAGGCTTCAGGAAAGAACTGAACTTGATCTTGAAATGATCAAAGAACTTGGCTATTGCTCTGGAATTGAGAACTATTCGAGATATCTGGACGGTAGGCTTCCCGGAACAAGGCCTTTCTGCCTGATTGATTATTTTCCCAAAGACTTTTTAATGGTTATTGATGAAAGCCATGTAACAGTACCCCAGGTACACGCCATGTACGGCGGAGACCGGAGCAGGAAAGAATCCTTAGTGGAATATGGCTTCAGACTCCCTGCTGCAATGGATAACAGACCTCTGAAATTTGAAGAGTTTGAGGCTATGCAGAATCAGGTTATCTATGTTTCTGCAACGCCTGCCGATTATGAGCTTGAGAAAACCGGAGGCGCCTATATTGAGCAGATCATCCGTCCTACGGGACTTCTGGATCCTGTTATTGAAGTACGACCTACATTAAACCAAATTGATGACTTAATGGAAGAGATCCAGAAGAGAGCGGATGTTGACGAAAGGGTTCTGGTCACTACTTTAACCAAAAAAATGGCTGAAGAGCTTACCAAGTACTTTACCAAATTCGGAATCAGAACGAGATACATCCATTCCGATGTAGAGACCCTGGAACGGATCCAGATTATGCAGGATTTACGTTTAGGACTTTTTGATGTTTTAATTGGTGTCAACCTGCTAAGAGAAGGATTAGACCTACCGGAAGTTTCATTGGTAGCAATTTTAGATGCCGACAAAGAAGGAATGCTGAGAAGCAGAAGATCCATGATTCAAACGGTGGGACGTGCAGCAAGGAATGTCAACGGGAAAGCCATTATGTATGCAGACAAAATCACCAAGTCTATGCAGGCTACTTTAGATGAGACAGAATACCGCCGTGCCAAGCAAATGCAATATAACGAAGAGCATGGTCTGAAACCGCAGGCACTTAATAAAAAGATATCCGAAAGCCTTGTCGGGAGAAGTAAAGATTTTCCTGATGAAAAATATACCCAGAAAGAAATTCTTCAAAAGGTTGCAGAAACAAAAGCCAACTACGCCAGTGAAGATATTGATAAGATGATTGCATCGAAACAAAAAGAAATGGAAGCAGCAGCCAAAAACCTCGACTTTATAAAAGCAGCTAAGCTGAGGGATGAAATTGCAGCTTTGAAAAGCTAA
- a CDS encoding pyridoxal phosphate-dependent aminotransferase gives MFSNNDINFEALKRKAYNGRWATLEDGVIPLTAADPDFRIAREIEHGIIEYIKDGYLSYGPFSGLPEFKKSVADHFNKEKSGNFSPENVLAVNSAAQGMFLIASYVLNPGDEAIILDPVDFLFKKSVETAGGKVNLCPVDTHTGEIDFETLNSLIHSKTKLISICNPHNPLGKVYSPDVLRKVAQIASAHDLWVMSDEIWSDIIYDNRNFHTYSSVSEEARKKSFTVYGFSKSFGIAGLRIGAVLCNDVDILTDFTEKSNFNSTIEGVSTLSQMAGSIALEKAKPWYKEFLKHLQGNRDFAFNILSHSGIVTPNLPEATFVLFPEIKNGLSSEEFARHALQHGKVAIVPGSERWFGKGAEGHIRICFSTSQEILEEGLNRMISSFND, from the coding sequence ATGTTCAGCAATAACGATATTAATTTTGAAGCCCTGAAACGGAAAGCCTATAATGGAAGATGGGCCACATTGGAAGACGGAGTTATTCCGCTTACAGCGGCAGATCCTGATTTTAGGATAGCCCGGGAAATAGAACACGGAATCATTGAGTATATCAAAGATGGCTATCTAAGCTATGGCCCTTTTTCCGGATTGCCCGAGTTTAAGAAAAGCGTTGCGGATCATTTCAATAAAGAAAAATCCGGAAACTTTTCTCCTGAAAATGTACTTGCCGTCAACAGTGCCGCACAGGGAATGTTTTTGATTGCCTCCTATGTCCTGAATCCCGGAGATGAAGCCATTATTCTGGACCCCGTTGATTTTTTGTTTAAAAAATCAGTAGAAACGGCTGGTGGAAAAGTAAACCTGTGTCCGGTGGATACCCATACCGGGGAAATTGATTTTGAAACATTAAATTCTCTGATCCATTCAAAAACAAAACTTATCAGCATCTGCAATCCCCACAACCCCCTTGGCAAGGTCTATTCCCCCGATGTTCTGAGAAAAGTAGCCCAAATAGCTTCTGCCCATGATCTATGGGTAATGAGCGATGAAATATGGAGCGATATTATCTATGACAACAGAAATTTCCATACCTATTCATCTGTCTCTGAAGAGGCAAGGAAAAAAAGCTTTACCGTATACGGGTTTTCTAAATCTTTCGGAATTGCCGGATTGAGAATTGGGGCCGTTCTCTGCAATGATGTGGATATTCTTACCGATTTTACAGAAAAATCAAATTTTAACTCTACCATAGAAGGCGTTTCAACATTATCACAGATGGCAGGAAGCATAGCTTTGGAGAAGGCAAAGCCCTGGTATAAGGAATTTTTAAAACATTTACAGGGCAATCGTGACTTTGCGTTTAACATATTAAGCCATTCCGGAATTGTAACGCCTAATCTTCCTGAAGCTACCTTCGTATTATTTCCTGAAATTAAAAACGGATTAAGCAGTGAAGAATTCGCCCGCCATGCCCTACAACACGGAAAAGTAGCCATTGTTCCCGGTTCTGAAAGGTGGTTTGGGAAAGGTGCTGAAGGCCATATAAGAATCTGTTTTTCCACCTCACAGGAAATTTTAGAAGAAGGGCTTAACAGAATGATCTCCAGTTTTAACGATTAA
- a CDS encoding BlaI/MecI/CopY family transcriptional regulator, giving the protein MKDIKLTDAEKVLMEILWENKNIFMKDILEAYPDPKPAATTIATLLKRMQNKDLVGYTLYGNSREYYPKVEKGEYFKEEMTSMIDRFFNSSVTQFASFFTSNSKLTQKQLKELRDIIDKQIKE; this is encoded by the coding sequence ATGAAAGATATCAAATTAACCGACGCCGAGAAAGTACTGATGGAAATCCTTTGGGAGAATAAAAATATTTTCATGAAGGATATCCTGGAGGCTTACCCCGACCCTAAGCCTGCAGCTACCACAATTGCCACCTTACTGAAAAGAATGCAAAACAAGGACTTAGTAGGCTATACACTTTATGGAAATTCCCGTGAATACTACCCAAAAGTAGAAAAAGGAGAATATTTCAAGGAAGAAATGACTTCCATGATTGACCGTTTTTTCAACAGCTCGGTAACCCAGTTTGCCTCATTCTTTACCTCTAATTCAAAACTTACACAGAAGCAGCTGAAAGAACTTCGTGATATCATTGATAAACAAATAAAGGAATGA
- a CDS encoding M56 family metallopeptidase, protein MNMLIIIIKIILCSSLFIAIYYWFLEKERIYRFNRFYLLGSLALSYLIPFISISLQLPKEKISRPQLIIEDTAQKIIAIHNEPEGLHWMSVLWIIYAAVTLLFLLRSIFAVLKIIRIKGNTIIYKGQRVLLTNENLSPFSFWNTIYLGRAYLKEDEIDPRIFLHEKSHISQKHSLDLILIDVLKIFTWFNPVLFLYKKTIVTNHEFLADEAVLKNQFSIREYQNLILDEIINTQSLPLTHTFNFNNTKKRFIMMTTKKTKFSLLKKTAGITSLIAAIAVFSEKTYANNSVSVFNNHNTSAISSQQINPVKTGTSHEISSESPARDEKSTVLKPATAEVLKKEEQKMVSDTITPKTAIKEEPKANATIDSGNGKDFVEAKYPGGNAELRKKIGNTMDMAVINPLKGTITSTAYIQIDETGKATQITTSGNDEVFNKEYLKTITAISNETTWQPATKNGKAIATSLKIPATMTFENFK, encoded by the coding sequence ATGAATATGCTTATCATTATCATAAAAATAATATTGTGTTCTTCTTTGTTTATTGCCATTTATTACTGGTTTCTGGAAAAGGAAAGAATATATAGATTCAACCGGTTTTATTTACTTGGTTCGCTGGCACTCTCTTATCTGATTCCGTTTATTAGCATTAGCCTGCAACTGCCGAAAGAGAAAATAAGCAGACCGCAGCTCATCATTGAAGATACGGCACAAAAAATAATTGCTATCCATAACGAACCTGAAGGTTTACACTGGATGAGTGTACTATGGATTATATACGCTGCTGTAACTTTGCTTTTCCTGCTCAGGAGCATATTTGCTGTTCTGAAGATTATAAGAATAAAAGGAAATACAATCATCTATAAAGGACAACGGGTACTGTTAACGAATGAAAATCTTTCTCCGTTTAGCTTCTGGAATACGATTTATTTAGGGAGAGCCTATCTTAAAGAAGATGAAATAGACCCAAGAATTTTCCTCCATGAGAAAAGCCATATTTCCCAAAAACATAGCCTTGATCTTATATTGATAGATGTATTAAAGATTTTCACCTGGTTTAATCCCGTTCTGTTTTTATATAAAAAGACTATTGTTACGAACCATGAGTTTCTGGCAGATGAAGCTGTTTTGAAAAATCAATTCAGCATCAGGGAGTATCAGAATCTTATTCTTGACGAAATCATCAATACTCAAAGCTTACCGCTTACCCATACCTTTAATTTTAACAATACCAAAAAACGATTTATTATGATGACCACAAAAAAAACAAAATTCAGCCTGCTTAAGAAAACCGCAGGAATTACTTCACTGATTGCAGCCATCGCTGTATTTTCTGAAAAAACATACGCCAATAATTCAGTGTCTGTTTTTAACAACCATAACACTTCTGCTATATCTTCTCAGCAAATAAACCCTGTTAAAACAGGCACTTCGCATGAGATAAGTTCAGAATCACCGGCTCGTGATGAAAAGTCAACAGTCCTTAAGCCCGCAACAGCAGAAGTCCTTAAGAAAGAAGAGCAGAAGATGGTATCAGATACGATTACTCCTAAAACAGCCATTAAAGAGGAACCAAAAGCAAACGCTACAATAGATTCCGGCAACGGAAAGGACTTTGTAGAAGCAAAATATCCGGGAGGAAATGCCGAGCTACGAAAAAAAATAGGCAACACCATGGATATGGCGGTAATAAATCCATTAAAAGGGACAATTACCTCAACAGCGTATATCCAAATTGATGAAACAGGTAAAGCAACTCAAATAACAACTTCAGGTAATGACGAAGTTTTCAACAAAGAGTATCTTAAAACAATAACAGCAATAAGCAATGAAACAACCTGGCAGCCTGCTACTAAAAATGGCAAAGCAATAGCTACTTCATTAAAGATTCCCGCAACAATGACCTTTGAGAATTTTAAATAA
- a CDS encoding DUF3820 family protein, with product MNPEILKEICIVKMPFGKYEGTILADLPVSYLEWFLRNGGMPKGKLGMQLSTVYEIKLNGLADLLTPIRAMVRNGK from the coding sequence ATAAACCCGGAAATATTAAAAGAGATTTGTATTGTTAAAATGCCTTTTGGTAAATACGAAGGAACAATTCTTGCCGATCTTCCGGTAAGTTATCTGGAGTGGTTCCTCCGGAATGGAGGAATGCCTAAAGGGAAATTAGGGATGCAGCTCTCAACAGTTTATGAGATCAAATTGAATGGTTTGGCAGATTTGCTTACACCAATCAGAGCCATGGTCAGAAATGGAAAATAA